Proteins from a single region of Dehalococcoidia bacterium:
- the rnc gene encoding ribonuclease III encodes MAKATLNMIHELIKKYSKIDPDGIKVVFTHSSFINENLANNTLLSNERLEYLGDSVISFIVSNYLYSKYSDLPEGDLSKIRSEIVNQNSLSDKSKSLNLGELLILGKGEEKNNGRNKNSNLCNLFEALFGYFSIKIGISETSELLINLFKDKIDFLIAERAYFDPKSMLQEKLQDDNLDLPIYKSQKNTDGKFKVSLYIKNSLYAEAYGKRKIDAEKEAAKIALNKL; translated from the coding sequence TTGGCCAAAGCAACACTCAATATGATTCATGAACTAATAAAAAAATACTCTAAAATTGATCCTGATGGAATAAAAGTAGTTTTCACCCATAGTTCTTTTATTAATGAAAATCTCGCTAATAATACACTTTTATCAAATGAAAGGTTAGAATATCTTGGAGATTCTGTTATTAGTTTTATTGTTAGTAATTACTTGTACTCAAAGTATTCTGATCTTCCCGAAGGAGATTTATCTAAGATAAGATCAGAAATTGTTAATCAAAACTCTCTTTCTGATAAGTCAAAATCACTGAATTTAGGAGAGTTATTAATTTTAGGAAAAGGTGAGGAAAAAAATAATGGAAGAAATAAAAATTCAAATCTGTGTAACTTATTTGAAGCTTTATTTGGTTATTTTTCAATAAAAATTGGAATTTCTGAAACAAGTGAATTATTAATAAATTTATTTAAAGATAAGATTGATTTTTTAATTGCTGAAAGAGCATATTTCGACCCAAAATCTATGCTTCAAGAAAAACTTCAGGATGATAATTTAGATTTACCTATATATAAATCCCAGAAAAATACTGATGGTAAATTTAAGGTATCTTTATATATAAAGAACTCTCTTTATGCTGAAGCTTATGGAAAGAGAAAAATTGATGCCGAAAAAGAGGCAGCAAAAATAGCTTTAAATAAATTATAA
- a CDS encoding DUF2298 domain-containing protein — protein MYILEILFAIGILISLILPGACYELYFRKLPTNINNLLVGFLILITFGTITKILTFSLISNQKVWLFSYLLILAISIIYLLRKKSLNIVIRSFISINYLNFIFFFLIIIFIRYLNPDIIHTEKIMEYMILSSSMNGDTFIPKDLWFHNQNISYYSYGYFVFSSVPQIINLDSEIAYNFILPIVISLSYLSVVSLLSNFIFSTNKTKIIYFYMISFIFTFFLAPLIAIFEFFAHLPLGSNYLYDSLSIDGLHASDKFDLFWPSENWWWFSISRIINFSSENIPFSDYTINEFPSFSIILGDIHPHVLAIPIVIFCLSKIISTFYSKEFSPNNLFIINLLLLITILINPWYIVPIIWFLFLQIIFHNRSEIYTKITLKRFFITRRNLILRLIFIPVIISFFALLIINPTNQLQFPYLDFVKISSRFIHIFLYWGFPFIIIFISLLASLYKEIKTRILFLKLFLLIIFFSFTFSLISKTLYLNLELFINYVLVVTFFSFLISAILYLLIINRKDTQILIILLSNLTIIYGSEFLYVVDAFDNRMNTIFKFYFICYIFINIISSYLFFRFLFNISIRKKSIIVVSTLVILVPSIWWSIASIATRNIDNGGENTLNGLSYLDDSELEIISYIKHNIPADEIVLEGVGKSYTKSNFISSATSRSTALAWTNHQLQWRKNTQYILDLEKSIEDFYNNPTLDHHVIKTYNISYIIFSDYERLIYKDSNISNFDKFNLLFDNEKYRLYSLN, from the coding sequence ATGTACATATTAGAAATATTATTTGCCATTGGTATCTTGATTTCTTTGATACTACCCGGTGCTTGTTATGAACTATATTTTAGGAAATTACCAACAAATATTAATAATTTATTAGTTGGTTTCTTAATATTAATAACTTTTGGAACTATAACTAAAATACTTACTTTTAGTTTAATATCTAATCAAAAAGTTTGGCTTTTTTCTTACCTTCTGATATTAGCTATTTCTATTATTTATTTACTTAGAAAAAAATCTCTAAATATAGTAATCAGGAGTTTTATTAGCATAAATTATTTAAATTTTATCTTTTTCTTTCTAATCATAATTTTTATAAGATATCTAAATCCAGATATTATACATACGGAAAAAATTATGGAATATATGATTCTTTCATCATCAATGAATGGAGATACTTTTATTCCTAAAGATTTATGGTTTCATAATCAAAATATTTCATATTATTCATACGGATATTTTGTTTTTTCATCTGTTCCTCAAATAATAAATTTAGATTCAGAGATAGCATACAATTTTATACTTCCAATAGTAATATCACTTAGTTATTTATCAGTTGTAAGTTTATTAAGTAATTTTATTTTTAGTACTAATAAAACAAAAATAATATATTTCTATATGATTTCATTTATATTCACATTTTTTTTAGCTCCACTAATAGCTATTTTTGAATTTTTTGCGCATTTACCTTTAGGTAGCAACTATTTATATGATTCTCTATCGATAGACGGATTACATGCTTCAGATAAATTTGATTTATTTTGGCCTAGCGAAAATTGGTGGTGGTTTAGTATTTCAAGAATTATAAATTTCTCAAGTGAAAACATACCCTTTTCAGATTATACAATTAATGAATTTCCTTCATTTTCAATAATATTAGGTGATATACATCCTCACGTTTTAGCTATACCTATAGTGATTTTTTGCCTATCTAAAATAATAAGTACATTTTATTCTAAAGAATTCAGTCCAAATAATTTATTTATAATAAATTTATTGCTTCTAATTACTATATTAATTAATCCTTGGTATATAGTTCCAATAATTTGGTTTTTATTTCTACAAATAATCTTTCATAATAGATCAGAAATTTATACTAAAATTACATTAAAAAGATTTTTTATAACTAGAAGAAATCTAATATTAAGATTAATCTTTATTCCAGTTATTATCTCTTTTTTTGCATTACTGATAATTAATCCAACTAATCAATTACAATTTCCTTACTTAGATTTTGTTAAGATTTCTTCAAGGTTTATTCATATATTTTTATATTGGGGATTCCCATTTATTATTATATTTATTTCATTACTAGCATCTCTATATAAAGAAATTAAAACAAGAATACTTTTCTTGAAGTTATTTTTATTAATAATATTTTTTTCATTTACATTTTCACTAATATCTAAAACTTTATACTTAAATTTAGAGTTATTTATAAACTATGTCTTAGTTGTAACCTTTTTTAGTTTTTTAATATCAGCTATCTTATATCTGCTTATAATAAACAGAAAAGATACTCAAATTTTAATTATTCTTTTATCTAACCTAACAATTATTTATGGAAGTGAATTTTTGTATGTAGTTGATGCTTTCGATAATAGAATGAATACTATATTTAAGTTTTATTTCATTTGCTATATTTTTATTAATATTATTTCTTCTTATTTATTTTTTAGATTTTTATTTAATATTTCAATAAGAAAAAAATCAATAATAGTTGTATCAACATTAGTGATATTAGTTCCAAGTATTTGGTGGTCGATAGCATCTATTGCTACTAGAAATATTGATAATGGGGGAGAGAATACATTAAATGGTCTAAGTTATCTTGATGATAGTGAATTAGAAATCATTTCATACATAAAACATAATATTCCAGCTGATGAAATTGTTTTAGAGGGTGTTGGGAAATCATATACTAAATCAAATTTTATTTCTTCTGCTACTTCAAGATCTACAGCTTTAGCCTGGACAAACCATCAATTACAATGGAGAAAAAATACTCAATATATACTTGATTTAGAAAAGAGTATTGAAGATTTCTATAATAATCCAACTCTAGATCATCATGTTATTAAAACCTATAACATTTCATATATAATTTTTTCTGATTATGAGAGACTAATATATAAAGATTCTAATATTTCAAATTTTGATAAATTTAATTTACTATTTGATAATGAAAAATATAGATTATACTCATTAAATTAA
- a CDS encoding DsbA family protein encodes MSNNTEHINVYFDYTCPWVRQAGYWLINLEELSLVEINWKPYLLEQQNSDNGENWYAWEQDLDNYVSRGIWPHLGGIAARKISKQAGYEYMKKIFHLKHVDRKDVRSKDYIIEIVKDLGLFSDSFLSDMLSQDTLSYIAESHNDASEKGIFGTPTIEFEDGNSVFLKTFTPPEADSKKFYESLKMLSYNNTYFGELKKPQPPWPKQHSI; translated from the coding sequence ATGTCTAATAATACTGAACATATAAATGTTTATTTTGATTATACTTGCCCTTGGGTAAGACAAGCAGGATATTGGTTGATCAATTTGGAGGAACTATCATTAGTAGAAATAAACTGGAAACCTTACTTATTGGAACAACAAAATTCAGATAATGGTGAAAATTGGTATGCGTGGGAACAAGACTTAGATAATTATGTAAGTAGAGGTATATGGCCACATTTGGGAGGTATTGCAGCTAGAAAAATTTCAAAACAAGCAGGTTATGAATATATGAAAAAAATTTTTCATCTAAAACATGTTGATAGGAAAGATGTTAGATCAAAAGATTACATAATAGAAATTGTAAAAGATTTAGGTCTTTTTTCGGATTCATTTTTAAGTGATATGTTATCGCAAGATACTTTATCTTATATTGCAGAGTCTCATAATGATGCTTCAGAAAAAGGTATTTTTGGCACCCCAACAATTGAATTTGAAGATGGTAATTCTGTTTTCTTAAAAACTTTTACTCCTCCTGAAGCTGATAGTAAGAAATTCTATGAGAGCTTAAAAATGTTGTCATATAATAATACTTATTTTGGCGAACTGAAGAAGCCTCAACCCCCTTGGCCAAAGCAACACTCAATATGA
- a CDS encoding TIGR03663 family protein — protein MPKIYINYKLILYIILSIFALILRFLDLSDRAVHHDESLHGFFSFITSQGDYYNHNPLTHGMFLFNTLSSFFWLFTDNNYILRLPFAIFGFLLIFIPLLLRKELGFIPCYIFSIFLTISPSIAYFSRFARNDIFMAFFLLIFIISIIKYVKSSQNLWIYISVACLSIGYTIKESMYINVLGLLIFLFFYSFNDIKNVILGKISIDKITNETKIFIIIFTLSLPLSAPLVSIFQSSLGFTLATPDGYPGVPPGLPTGLGIIVSWIISIFLLIISLFIGISTDKKIYLISLLIFSLIYIFMFTTFLVAPQGLVTGQWQSLGYWLAQHEVARGSQPYYYYFLILITNEFLPFLVGLPLSLYYLFQKSFLKRIIGFWSIFCIIAFSIAGEKMPWLTVNITLPLIFALSIFSKDLLAYIIKIKYPILIFYFVTTSILSIFILKILFSDYTDSSNIYYDLLYLISSFILFILFFIYTKESFKFNLLFYSFIVIISLFGTLLTIRTTNNVIFKLSDNPKDMLIYTQTSQELHKISLEIEELQIKKSNISIAVDSTDGFSWPWMWYQRNNNKITWFSDMDYERLQNDYDLMLVNNKNLDKIDLVNYKVIREFPHREWFPENIYRNKNLADLTKFFMNTQERIKFKNFILYRDFESSIGSSDGTFLKSKNLENIE, from the coding sequence ATGCCTAAAATTTACATAAATTACAAACTAATTTTATACATAATTCTTTCAATTTTTGCATTGATCTTAAGATTCCTAGATTTATCCGATAGAGCAGTTCATCACGATGAAAGTTTGCATGGTTTTTTCTCATTTATAACTTCTCAAGGGGACTACTATAATCACAACCCTCTAACTCATGGAATGTTTTTATTTAACACTCTTTCTTCTTTTTTTTGGTTATTTACTGATAATAATTATATTTTGAGGCTACCTTTTGCAATATTTGGTTTTCTACTAATATTTATTCCGCTTCTTCTGAGAAAAGAATTAGGATTTATTCCATGCTATATTTTTTCAATATTTCTTACTATATCTCCTTCAATTGCTTATTTTAGTCGTTTCGCAAGAAATGATATATTTATGGCATTTTTTTTACTAATATTTATTATTTCTATAATAAAGTACGTTAAGTCTTCACAAAATCTTTGGATATATATTTCAGTTGCATGTTTATCAATTGGATACACGATCAAGGAAAGTATGTATATTAATGTTTTGGGATTATTGATTTTTTTATTCTTCTATTCTTTCAATGACATAAAAAATGTTATATTAGGAAAAATTAGTATAGATAAAATAACTAATGAAACCAAGATTTTTATTATTATTTTTACCTTATCTTTACCACTATCTGCTCCTCTAGTTTCTATATTTCAGTCATCTTTGGGTTTTACTCTAGCTACTCCAGATGGTTATCCTGGTGTACCTCCTGGATTACCAACTGGTTTAGGGATAATAGTATCTTGGATAATTTCAATTTTTTTACTCATAATTTCCTTATTCATTGGTATTTCTACAGACAAAAAAATATACTTGATTTCATTGTTAATTTTTTCACTCATCTATATTTTTATGTTTACTACTTTCCTAGTTGCTCCTCAAGGGTTAGTAACAGGTCAATGGCAATCACTTGGTTACTGGCTAGCTCAGCATGAAGTTGCAAGAGGTAGCCAACCCTACTATTATTACTTTTTGATACTTATTACAAATGAATTTTTACCTTTTTTAGTTGGATTACCTTTATCTTTATATTATTTATTCCAAAAAAGTTTCTTAAAGAGAATAATTGGATTTTGGTCAATATTTTGTATTATTGCATTTTCAATTGCAGGGGAAAAAATGCCTTGGTTAACAGTGAATATAACTTTACCATTGATTTTTGCTTTATCTATATTTTCTAAAGATTTATTAGCTTATATTATTAAAATTAAATATCCAATTTTAATTTTCTATTTTGTAACAACATCAATTTTATCTATTTTCATACTAAAAATATTATTTTCTGACTACACTGATTCTTCAAATATTTACTATGATTTATTGTATTTAATTTCTAGTTTTATTCTGTTTATATTATTTTTTATTTACACAAAAGAATCATTTAAGTTTAATTTATTATTTTATTCTTTTATTGTGATTATTTCATTATTCGGAACTTTATTGACAATTAGGACAACTAATAATGTAATTTTTAAGTTATCTGATAACCCAAAAGATATGCTTATTTATACTCAGACCTCACAAGAATTACATAAAATTTCATTGGAAATAGAAGAATTACAAATAAAAAAATCAAATATATCTATTGCTGTAGATTCTACAGATGGGTTTTCATGGCCATGGATGTGGTATCAAAGAAATAATAATAAAATTACTTGGTTTAGTGATATGGATTATGAAAGATTACAAAATGATTATGATTTGATGTTAGTAAATAATAAAAATTTAGACAAAATTGACTTAGTTAACTACAAAGTAATTCGAGAATTTCCACATAGAGAATGGTTTCCTGAAAATATTTATAGAAATAAAAACTTAGCTGATCTAACTAAATTTTTTATGAATACACAAGAAAGAATAAAATTTAAAAATTTTATCCTATACAGAGATTTTGAATCCTCTATAGGCAGTTCAGATGGGACATTCTTAAAATCAAAAAACTTAGAAAATATTGAATAA
- a CDS encoding SDR family oxidoreductase, with protein MDSLKGKSVILTGAGSGIGKVTAKMLGEQGANVFVVGRRENLLKESVKEIENAGGKGAFLSADLEDGDSAANVAEEAIKEFGNIQYLVNNAGHSSKVRSMRYVKKDDWQSVFNVNVEGVYRLTQAILPNMIENGGGTVVTISSMAAINPGLMGGVPYSSAKAAVAAMMTAMRQELREHGIRSCTIYPAEVDTPILDNRPLPPDAQARATMMMPEDIAETILLCMRMPHRTIVQDVIVSPTIQRDVSEDMKIAKTLGSN; from the coding sequence ATGGATTCATTGAAAGGTAAATCAGTTATACTTACTGGAGCAGGATCTGGTATAGGAAAAGTAACAGCAAAAATGCTAGGCGAACAAGGTGCTAATGTATTTGTTGTAGGAAGAAGAGAAAATCTTCTAAAAGAATCAGTTAAAGAAATTGAAAATGCTGGAGGAAAAGGTGCTTTTCTTTCTGCTGATCTAGAAGATGGAGATTCTGCTGCAAATGTAGCAGAAGAAGCTATTAAGGAATTTGGTAATATTCAGTACCTAGTAAATAATGCTGGCCATTCAAGTAAAGTACGATCAATGAGATACGTAAAGAAAGATGACTGGCAATCAGTATTCAATGTGAATGTTGAAGGTGTTTACAGATTAACACAAGCTATTTTGCCAAATATGATTGAAAATGGTGGTGGAACTGTAGTAACAATTTCTTCAATGGCTGCAATAAATCCTGGTCTTATGGGAGGTGTGCCTTATTCTTCAGCAAAAGCAGCTGTTGCAGCTATGATGACTGCAATGCGACAAGAATTAAGAGAGCATGGAATACGAAGTTGTACAATTTATCCTGCTGAAGTAGATACGCCAATTTTAGATAATAGACCTCTACCTCCAGATGCACAAGCAAGAGCAACAATGATGATGCCAGAAGATATAGCAGAAACTATTTTGCTTTGTATGAGAATGCCTCACAGGACTATAGTTCAAGATGTTATTGTTAGCCCTACAATTCAAAGAGATGTTTCAGAAGATATGAAGATAGCTAAAACATTAGGTAGCAATTAG
- a CDS encoding NAD(P)/FAD-dependent oxidoreductase, translating to MKICIIGAGITGLTAAYKLSKLGHEVIIYESTSYSGGQASTIDFGKFEIEKAYHHLFVTDKAILELYKELNIENELNWYKSKVATFANKKIWSTTSPFDLLRLPIISFKDRINLALISIRLKLIKDWKKLESISAYKWLSNHVSEKTFSIIFEPLLRGKFGRYYKDICMPWFWSKIQTRVSSRNKKFDEILCYPKNSFSFLIKKLENEIKNKGGYIKHNHKVISINTLENKVSSVDIIDAEKNKKTEFFDKVISTTPYSILSKLITLDSNLLEKMNKVEYMSAVVMILILKSPISEYYWVSIADKDFPFLGIIEHTNLLPKENYDEKNILYITNYVEEDNELLSMNYDEVIEKYIPYINSINPNFSKDEILDYKFNKINYAQPIIPINYSSYKIPIKLPVSGLYSANTAQIYPEDRGTNYSVELGEKVTKIILEDTNGFIER from the coding sequence ATGAAGATTTGTATAATTGGAGCCGGAATTACGGGACTTACAGCAGCTTATAAACTTTCTAAGCTAGGTCACGAAGTTATAATATATGAATCGACTTCATACTCTGGAGGTCAAGCTTCTACAATAGATTTTGGTAAATTCGAAATAGAAAAAGCTTACCATCATCTATTTGTTACTGATAAAGCAATTTTAGAACTTTACAAAGAGCTAAATATTGAAAATGAATTAAATTGGTATAAATCTAAAGTTGCAACATTTGCAAATAAGAAAATTTGGTCAACAACCTCACCTTTTGATTTATTAAGACTACCTATAATTTCATTTAAGGATAGAATAAATCTAGCCTTGATATCTATAAGATTAAAGCTAATAAAGGACTGGAAAAAATTAGAATCAATATCTGCATATAAATGGTTATCAAACCATGTAAGTGAAAAAACATTCTCTATAATTTTTGAACCACTGCTTAGGGGTAAATTTGGTAGATATTATAAAGATATTTGTATGCCTTGGTTTTGGTCAAAAATTCAAACTCGAGTTTCTTCTAGGAATAAAAAATTTGATGAAATTCTTTGTTATCCAAAAAATTCATTTTCTTTTCTAATAAAAAAATTAGAGAATGAGATCAAAAATAAAGGTGGATATATTAAACATAATCATAAAGTTATAAGTATAAACACCTTAGAAAATAAAGTTTCATCAGTTGATATTATAGATGCTGAAAAAAATAAGAAAACTGAATTTTTTGATAAGGTAATATCTACTACTCCTTATAGTATATTGAGTAAACTAATCACCTTAGATTCAAATCTTTTAGAAAAAATGAATAAAGTTGAATATATGTCTGCAGTGGTTATGATTTTGATCTTAAAAAGTCCTATATCAGAATATTACTGGGTTTCAATAGCAGATAAAGATTTTCCATTTCTTGGGATTATTGAACATACTAATCTTTTACCTAAAGAAAACTATGACGAAAAAAATATACTATATATAACTAATTATGTCGAAGAGGATAATGAATTATTAAGTATGAATTATGATGAAGTGATCGAAAAATATATACCTTATATAAACTCAATAAATCCAAATTTTTCTAAGGACGAAATCCTTGATTATAAATTTAATAAAATAAATTATGCCCAACCAATTATTCCAATTAATTATTCTTCATATAAAATACCAATAAAATTACCTGTTTCTGGACTTTATTCTGCTAATACAGCTCAAATATATCCAGAGGATAGAGGGACTAACTATTCGGTTGAATTAGGTGAAAAAGTAACAAAAATTATTTTGGAGGATACAAATGGATTCATTGAAAGGTAA
- a CDS encoding flippase-like domain-containing protein: MNKFRLNIYNALSIILSLFFVYGLVIIINDFDEIFSNISKVNVFIILSATFVYFISVIFRYLRWKFIYKELIGNYKLNMFMETIIGYMANNIFPFRLGEIYRVRRVSDKESISFIKVLSTIFTERLTDILALLIFIIISLPFIKEFNYVIELDDRNIDLLDFGNNLVNYFIIITLFSIVFFVIYKLKIPLIELLISKLLNFIKSLTVFFSKKRSIKKYINLYILSFLIWFIEAGVYYIVSVEILPNHNKLDLLFIILFVCSITNLSGVIPSLPANIGGFEFFGTLAFLILGISTNQGASIIITVHLILFAPISLFGIIILLSEKLNLIKKK; this comes from the coding sequence TTGAATAAATTTAGATTAAATATATATAATGCATTATCTATAATACTTTCTCTTTTTTTTGTTTATGGATTAGTAATAATTATTAATGATTTTGATGAAATATTTTCTAATATTTCTAAAGTTAATGTGTTTATTATACTAAGTGCTACATTTGTTTATTTTATATCAGTTATTTTTAGATATTTGAGATGGAAATTTATTTATAAAGAACTTATAGGTAACTATAAACTTAACATGTTTATGGAAACTATTATCGGTTATATGGCAAATAATATTTTTCCTTTTAGATTAGGTGAAATTTATCGTGTTAGGAGAGTCTCAGATAAAGAATCAATAAGTTTTATAAAAGTACTATCAACTATATTTACAGAAAGATTGACTGATATTTTAGCTTTATTGATTTTTATAATTATTTCTCTGCCTTTTATAAAAGAATTTAATTATGTAATTGAACTGGATGATAGAAATATTGATTTACTTGATTTTGGAAATAATTTAGTAAATTATTTTATTATCATTACTTTGTTTTCAATAGTATTTTTTGTAATTTATAAATTGAAAATCCCATTAATTGAATTACTGATATCAAAGTTATTAAATTTTATAAAATCATTAACTGTTTTTTTTAGTAAAAAGAGAAGTATAAAAAAATATATAAATTTATATATATTATCTTTTTTAATTTGGTTTATTGAAGCTGGTGTTTACTACATAGTTTCTGTAGAAATATTACCAAATCATAATAAATTAGATTTGTTGTTTATAATACTTTTTGTTTGTTCTATTACAAATCTTTCTGGTGTAATTCCTTCATTACCAGCAAATATAGGAGGATTTGAATTTTTTGGAACTTTAGCATTCCTAATTCTTGGAATCTCTACAAATCAAGGAGCATCAATAATTATAACTGTACATCTAATATTATTTGCTCCTATTTCTTTGTTTGGAATTATAATACTTTTATCAGAAAAACTTAATCTAATAAAAAAGAAATGA